One Helicoverpa zea isolate HzStark_Cry1AcR chromosome 20, ilHelZeax1.1, whole genome shotgun sequence genomic region harbors:
- the LOC124640297 gene encoding zinc finger C2HC domain-containing protein 1C, translated as MEKNGGSRLLQMQARFQQKQMQEREMKIASLYEAQQARALDRVRHSPSNVGHASPPLPPPTTTHQPGKVRQMFEERRTKAGIDKSYPLQPIHNTDRPAARKPLPNGYTKVTTSKLSVEKKNSKTHTSVNSHSVKKQHHKIENIVNGSGDLNHNHEPDLNSVNHVLPQSNGEVILASTDELDKTDNNYLLENETFPEALAPTPTPRSPDPPAVTKKPPPRRSPAQRASPVKSKPQASPSATNAHTRRATSENVSESNKARGAMQRAANPVVTRRLPLSSSSLGSGAGPARRSPGGPAAALAQAVSGVACVVCGRHFAPDRIDKHQEICKKAKAKKRKPFDALKHRLAGTEAEPFISKLRKAPANATSNASSNTKVSKPLNSNWRQKHEEFIAAIRAAKQVQAHISAGGKLSDLPPPPPSENPDYVQCPHCGRRFNQQAAERHIPKCASYQFNKPKPNTKRR; from the exons GCCCGGTTCCAACAGAAGCAGATGCAAGAGCGAGAGATGAAGATCGCGTCTCTGTACGAGGCGCAGCAGGCAAGGGCGCTGGACAGAGTGAGGCATTCGCCCAGCAATGTGGGACATGCCTCGCCGCCTCTGCCCCCGCCTACCACCACGCACCAACCTGGGAAG GTACGACAGATGTTTGAAGAGCGTCGAACAAAAGCAGGCATAGACAAGAGCTACCCCCTCCAGCCGATCCACAACACAGACAGGCCGGCGGCCAGGAAGCCACTGCCGAACGGCTACACCAAGGTCACCACCTCCAAGCTCAGCGTCGAGAAGAAGAACAGCAAGACACACACTAGTGTCAACTCACATAGTGTCAAGAAACAGCATCAT aaaatagaGAATATCGTAAATGGATCCGGTGATCTCAATCACAACCACGAACCGGACCTAAATTCAGTCAACCATGTG CTGCCACAAAGCAACGGCGAGGTCATACTCGCAAGTACAGACGAACTGGACAAGACTGATAACAACTATCTCCTGGAGAACGAGACGTTCCCAGAGGCCTTAGCACCAACACCCACGCCGAGGTCGCCCGACCCTCCTGCAGTCACCAAGAAACCACCACCTAGAAG AAGTCCAGCTCAAAGAGCCAGTCCAGTAAAATCAAAACCACAAGCTTCACCATCTGCGACGAATGCACACACACGAAGAGCCACTAGtgaaaat GTGTCGGAGAGCAACAAGGCCCGTGGGGCCATGCAGCGAGCTGCTAACCCG GTCGTAACCAGAAGGCTACCGCtg AGTTCATCAAGCTTAGGGTCGGGCGCAGGCCCCGCGCGGCGCAGCCCGGGCGGCCCGGCGGCGGCGCTCGCGCAAGCCGTGTCCGGCGTCGCGTGCGTCGTCTGTGGCCGACACTTCGCGCCCGACCGCATTGACAAGCACCAGGAGATCTGCAAAAAGGCCAAAGCTAAGAAACGGAAGCCTTTCGACGCTCTCAAGCATAGGCTAGCT GGTACAGAAGCTGAACCTTTCATCAGCAAGCTGCGCAAAGCACCCGCAAACGCCACCTCCAACGCGTCCTCCAACACGAAGGTGAGCAAGCCGCTGAACAGCAACTGGCGGCAGAAGCACGAGGAGTTCATCGCCGCCATCCGCGCCGCTAAGCAGGTGCAGGCGCACATCAGTGCTGGAG GTAAGCTAAGCGATCTCCCTCCTCCCCCTCCATCGGAGAACCCGGACTACGTGCAGTGTCCCCACTGCGGGCGTCGCTTCAACCAGCAGGCGGCCGAGCGACACATCCCCAAGTGCGCCAGCTACCAGTTCAACAAGCCCAAGCCCAACACCAAGCGCCGGTAG
- the LOC124640051 gene encoding uncharacterized protein LOC124640051, which produces MSEPRKNHLSIDGGQVKEDEHVASYKPIPESDTEFRTSKTNLSKSKEKISPDGAEEKLLPKEEEAKIVTRVDMADAKYVVEDHRNGDAKIELDANKRQFTGLTKEELLKYAEDPFWVNLRWAMFILFWALWLCMLAGAITIIVRAPKCAPPEPKTWFEKGPLIDAEESAQYAALEADLPLMQNYKVQGIFMPVPTYDIEAEPTARESFEAFVKKAKEFGIKVIVDLIPNYVSIDHRWFQLSKNNTEGYDNYFVWQQGTNFDVDANKRLPPNNWVSTLNTSAWTYNEDRKAHYLHQYEESQADLNFNNEEVVKEFDNVLKAWMKAGAAGVRLNKVRTVVVNATLKDEVPQSGHGSDPAADHTYYTYWRHTQTSDQPKLRELLDRWSNIVDQASENPGTGSSVFTIKEEGDRVELYKLLRNVTSLRPRHAAPVHVGDDVTAAAENIQAKLGKWPALQLKTSPEAAPELVPFALLLPAAPVLNLKQIESDDNQTVTAEALSHLVSLREDASIQHGDYAVSGVPARNSSLNTLLAVARWKAGHTGYLALFNPSAEEQRGNLTLLTSVPAALTPHYMSHGVRLYTNYSNHNAEPADNLLVPAKSSVIFSYVPRTSSEN; this is translated from the exons ATGTCGGAGCCACGGAAAAACCATCTCTCCATAGATGGAGGGCAGGTGAAAGAAGACGAACACGTTGCATCTTACAAGCCCATCCCTGAGTCGGATACAG AATTCCGCACATCCAAGACCAATCTCTCCAAGTCCAAGGAGAAGATATCTCCCGACGGCGCGGAAGAGAAACTTCTGCCTAAGGAGGAGGAAGCCAAGATCGTGACCAGGGTCGACATGGCTGACGCCAAGTATGTGGTGGAAGACCACAGGAATGGAGACGCTAAGATCGAGCTCGATGCTAATAAGCGG CAATTCACCGGGCTGACTAAGGAGGAGCTGCTCAAGTACGCGGAGGACCCGTTCTGGGTGAACCTCCGCTGGGCCATGTTCATCCTGTTCTGGGCTCTCTGGCTGTGCATGCTAGCCGGCGCCATCACCATCATTGTCCGCGCCCCTAAGTGTGCCCCACCGGAGCCTAAGACCTG gTTCGAGAAAGGGCCCCTGATTGACGCCGAGGAGTCTGCCCAATATGCCGCTTTGGAAGCTGACCTGCCGCTGATGCAGAACTATAAGGTGCAGGGCATCTTCATGCCGGTGCCTACGTATGATATAGAGGCTGAGCCGACAGCACGGGAGAGCTTTGAGGCATTCGTTAAGAAGGCTAAGGAGTTTGGTATTAA GGTCATAGTAGATCTAATCCCGAACTACGTGTCGATCGACCACCGCTGGTTCCAACTCAGCAAGAACAATACGGAGGGATATGATAACTACTTCGTGTGGCAGCAGGGCACTAACTTCGATGTCGATGCTAACAAGAGACTGCCTCCTAATAACTGG GTTTCAACCCTCAACACATCAGCATGGACATACAACGAGGACCGTAAAGCTCACTACCTGCACCAATACGAGGAGTCTCAAGCGGACCTCAACTTCAACAATGAAGAGGTGGTCAAGGAGTTCGATAATGTGCTCAAAGCTTGGATGAAGGCCGGTGCTGCTGGAGTCAG ATTAAACAAAGTCCGCACAGTGGTTGTCAACGCGACACTCAAGGACGAGGTGCCACAATCAGGTCACGGTAGCGACCCTGCCGCCGATCATACGTACTATACTTACTGGCGCCACACGCAGACCAGCGACCAGCCCAAACTGAGGGAGTTGCTGGATAGGTGGTCTAATATCGTCGATCAGGCTAGCGAGAACCCTGGCACTG GTTCATCAGTATTCACAATCAAGGAAGAAGGCGACCGCGTGGAGCTATACAAACTCCTGCGCAACGTGACGTCACTGCGGCCGCGTCACGCCGCGCCCGTGCACGTCGGCGATGACGTCACGGCCGCCGCTGAAAACATACAAGCTAAGCTCGGCAAGTGGCCCGCACTGCAG CTGAAGACATCACCGGAGGCTGCGCCTGAGTTGGTGCCGTTCGCACTGCTGCTGCCCGCCGCGCCTGTCCTCAACCTCAAGCAGATTGAGAGCGATGACAATCAGACTGTCACA GCTGAAGCGCTATCGCACTTGGTGTCGCTGCGTGAGGACGCCAGCATCCAACACGGCGACTACGCCGTCTCCGGAGTTCCCGCCAGGAACTCCTCACTCAACACACTGCTTGCTGTCGCTAG ATGGAAGGCAGGCCACACCGGCTACCTGGCGCTGTTCAACCCCTCGGCGGAGGAGCAGCGCGGCAACCTGACGCTGCTGACGTCAGTGCCGGCCGCACTCACGCCGCACTACATGTCGCATGGCGTGCGACTTTACACCAA ttaCTCCAACCACAACGCCGAACCAGCTGACAATCTGCTGGTGCCAGCCAAGTCCTCAGTAATATTCTCCTACGTGCCCAGGACTTCTTCTGAGAACTAG
- the LOC124640055 gene encoding uncharacterized protein LOC124640055: MSAEPVEYLDTEEVYMQLNQSEIMETDAGDDADDHWEHTSIKMLLNLYLQNVDKFRSPKVKKKNVWIDIANAVGKGPDCCDKKFRNLKQTYIRLLKKRNRNEVVVVKWPYFEVFEQIYNVNGEYQPEIQQRIQDGTTETVTKALLSIPSKFEPDLPENGEPSNGQSEESRRKLTRRRYTDFRKITLEMRNRQRTVEEKLDRLINIVQESNSIQRERNRLFQQFLDSLQPNS; the protein is encoded by the exons ATGAGtg CTGAACCTGTTGAATACCTGGACACTGAGGAAGTGTACATGCAATTAAACCAAAGTGAGATAATGGAGACAGATGCTGGGGATGATGCAGATGACCACTGGGAACATACCAGCATCAAAATGCTCCTCAATTTATATCTACAGAACGTTGACAAGTTTCGAAGTCcaaaagttaagaaaaaaaatgtgtggaTAGACATAGCTAATGCTGTTGGTAAAGGCCCAGATTGCTGTGATAAGAAATTCCGAAATTTAAAGCAAACATACATCAGATTACTAAAAAAGAGAAACAGAAATGAAGTTGTTGTAGTTAAATGGCcatattttgaagtttttgaGCAGATATATAATGTGAATGGGGAATATCAGCCAGAGATTCAGCAGAGAATACAGGATGGCACCACAGAGACTGTAACCAAAGCATTATTGTCTATACCTTCAAAGTTCGAGCCAGACTTACCAGAAAATGGGGAACCTTCTAATGGGCAAAGTGAAGAGTCTAGAAGAAAGTTGACTAGGAGAAGATATACAGATTTTAGGAAGATAACATTAGAAATGAGAAATAGACAGCGAACAGTAGAGGAGAAGTTAGAtagattaattaatattgtacaAGAGTCCAATAGTATACAGCGAGAAAGGAACAGATTATTTCAGCAATTCCTAGATAGCTTGCAACCAAACAGCTGA
- the LOC124640053 gene encoding uncharacterized protein LOC124640053 isoform X1 has protein sequence MERKKRVRRANYTAEERTLLAELVTKYKHIIEDKRIGGIYIRKKKEAWGVIKNKYNSNCTTGAREVEHLKALYDNMKQKSRKTVAENNKMEYMNSRVQDIVKQEDVEKAFNNFKEDKVQMNKTGEGVWKPKSTDCDSKTLAVIEVQVEPLPNPYDSAAAYFKETDPLHELLPYTPESDENNISDSTHIGLTPAESTVVQNDQDQGVPKTISNKVITPSRCKFVKKKLVPKKIIKDNSVEALKRLYFKKKIQNAQMERRKLALEILFMKEEHKLKMEILKKKML, from the exons ATGGAAAGGAAGAAGAGGGTTCGTCGCGCCAACTATACCGCAGAAGAAAGAACATTGTTAGCGGAACTCGTGACGAA ATATAAGCATATTATTGAAGACAAAAGAATTGGAGGAATTTACATCAGAAAAAAGAAAGAGGCCTGGGGAGttatcaaaaacaaatataacagtAATTGTACGACTGGTGCTAGAGAGGTCGAGCATTTAAAGGCACTCTATGataatatgaaacaaaaatcaCGTAAGACTGTTGCagaaaataat aaaatgGAATATATGAATAGTAGAGTGCAGGATATTGTGAAGCAGGAAGATGTAGAAAAAGCATTTAACAATTTTAAAGAAGATAAG GTACAAATGAACAAAACAGGCGAAGGTGTCTGGAAGCCGAAATCCACAGACTGTGATTCCAAAACATTAGCAGTCATAGAAGTCCAAGTGGAGCCATTACCCAACCCATATGATAGTGCAGCTGCTTATTTTAAAG AAACGGACCCCTTACATGAGTTGTTGCCATATACTCCAGAATCGGACGAAAACAATATATCTGATAGCACTCATATAGGCTTAACCCCAGCTGAAAGTACAGTTGTGCAGAATGATCAAG ATCAAGGCGTGCCCAAAACTATCTCTAATAAAGTGATAACTCCATCTCGGTGTAAATTTGTGAAGAAGAAACTAG TGCCCAAGAAAATTATAAAGGATAATTCTGTAGAGGCTCTTAAGAGGctttatttcaagaaaaaaatacaaaatgccCAAATGGAGCGCAGGAAGTTAGCTCTTGAAATTTTGTTCATGAAAGAGGAACACAAATTAAAAATGGAAAtcttaaaaaagaaaatgttataa
- the LOC124640053 gene encoding uncharacterized protein LOC124640053 isoform X2, whose protein sequence is MERKKRVRRANYTAEERTLLAELVTKYKHIIEDKRIGGIYIRKKKEAWGVIKNKYNSNCTTGAREVEHLKALYDNMKQKSRKTVAENNVQMNKTGEGVWKPKSTDCDSKTLAVIEVQVEPLPNPYDSAAAYFKETDPLHELLPYTPESDENNISDSTHIGLTPAESTVVQNDQDQGVPKTISNKVITPSRCKFVKKKLVPKKIIKDNSVEALKRLYFKKKIQNAQMERRKLALEILFMKEEHKLKMEILKKKML, encoded by the exons ATGGAAAGGAAGAAGAGGGTTCGTCGCGCCAACTATACCGCAGAAGAAAGAACATTGTTAGCGGAACTCGTGACGAA ATATAAGCATATTATTGAAGACAAAAGAATTGGAGGAATTTACATCAGAAAAAAGAAAGAGGCCTGGGGAGttatcaaaaacaaatataacagtAATTGTACGACTGGTGCTAGAGAGGTCGAGCATTTAAAGGCACTCTATGataatatgaaacaaaaatcaCGTAAGACTGTTGCagaaaataat GTACAAATGAACAAAACAGGCGAAGGTGTCTGGAAGCCGAAATCCACAGACTGTGATTCCAAAACATTAGCAGTCATAGAAGTCCAAGTGGAGCCATTACCCAACCCATATGATAGTGCAGCTGCTTATTTTAAAG AAACGGACCCCTTACATGAGTTGTTGCCATATACTCCAGAATCGGACGAAAACAATATATCTGATAGCACTCATATAGGCTTAACCCCAGCTGAAAGTACAGTTGTGCAGAATGATCAAG ATCAAGGCGTGCCCAAAACTATCTCTAATAAAGTGATAACTCCATCTCGGTGTAAATTTGTGAAGAAGAAACTAG TGCCCAAGAAAATTATAAAGGATAATTCTGTAGAGGCTCTTAAGAGGctttatttcaagaaaaaaatacaaaatgccCAAATGGAGCGCAGGAAGTTAGCTCTTGAAATTTTGTTCATGAAAGAGGAACACAAATTAAAAATGGAAAtcttaaaaaagaaaatgttataa
- the LOC124640053 gene encoding uncharacterized protein LOC124640053 isoform X3: MERKKRVRRANYTAEERTLLAELVTKYKHIIEDKRIGGIYIRKKKEAWGVIKNKYNSNCTTGAREVEHLKALYDNMKQKSRKTVAENNKMEYMNSRVQDIVKQEDVEKAFNNFKEDKVQMNKTGEGVWKPKSTDCDSKTLAVIEVQVEPLPNPYDSAAAYFKETDPLHELLPYTPESDENNISDSTHIGLTPAESTVVQNDQEIFIFQIKACPKLSLIK, from the exons ATGGAAAGGAAGAAGAGGGTTCGTCGCGCCAACTATACCGCAGAAGAAAGAACATTGTTAGCGGAACTCGTGACGAA ATATAAGCATATTATTGAAGACAAAAGAATTGGAGGAATTTACATCAGAAAAAAGAAAGAGGCCTGGGGAGttatcaaaaacaaatataacagtAATTGTACGACTGGTGCTAGAGAGGTCGAGCATTTAAAGGCACTCTATGataatatgaaacaaaaatcaCGTAAGACTGTTGCagaaaataat aaaatgGAATATATGAATAGTAGAGTGCAGGATATTGTGAAGCAGGAAGATGTAGAAAAAGCATTTAACAATTTTAAAGAAGATAAG GTACAAATGAACAAAACAGGCGAAGGTGTCTGGAAGCCGAAATCCACAGACTGTGATTCCAAAACATTAGCAGTCATAGAAGTCCAAGTGGAGCCATTACCCAACCCATATGATAGTGCAGCTGCTTATTTTAAAG AAACGGACCCCTTACATGAGTTGTTGCCATATACTCCAGAATCGGACGAAAACAATATATCTGATAGCACTCATATAGGCTTAACCCCAGCTGAAAGTACAGTTGTGCAGAATGATCAAG agATCTTTATTTTTCAGATCAAGGCGTGCCCAAAACTATCTCTAATAAAGTGA
- the LOC124640052 gene encoding putative nuclease HARBI1 yields the protein MSLSSLSSLSDHEEDFLHHHRRFPDRMDIFSKYDGEDFRIRYRISKHAVLQIRNILDIEPLTERNKPINGLTQLLFFLRFIATGTSQAVLDDLIGIHKSTVCRIIQRVSRKLAELSSAYIKMPNREELRDVAEGFHKIGGLPRVAGAVDCTHIKIISRGGILSEMFRCRKGFFSFNVQVVCDADVKIRDIVARWPGSVHDCTIFNNSHLCADFESGRYGNHYLLGDSGYFNKNFLLVPISQPQTSAEEAYNKCHIATRSAVERCFGIWKRRCPCLEKGITLNKTSTVLQVIVACAVLHNMCIDLDEVEPPCDIDITMDDIISIPDEPNQTAVSVRTALINSMFS from the coding sequence ATGTCTTTATCCAGTCTTTCTTCGTTATCTGATCATGAAGAAGATTTTCTACATCATCATCGCCGTTTCCCAGATAGGATggacattttttcaaaatatgacGGTGAAGACTTTAGAATCCGATATCGAATATCCAAGCACGCAGTTTTGCAAATCCGAAACATTCTGGATATAGAACCATTAACCGAAAGAAACAAGCCAATTAATGGCTTGACCCAgctgcttttttttttaaggttcaTTGCCACCGGAACTTCCCAGGCAGTGCTTGATGACCTGATCGGGATCCACAAATCTACCGTTTGCCGCATAATCCAAAGAGTTTCCCGTAAACTGGCGGAACTGAGCTCCGCGTATATAAAAATGCCCAACCGCGAAGAGCTCAGGGATGTGGCGGAAGGATTTCACAAAATTGGTGGATTGCCAAGAGTAGCAGGAGCAGTAGATTGCACACACATAAAAATTATTAGTAGAGGGGGTATCCTCTCCGAAATGTTTCGATGCAGAAAGGGATTTTTCTCTTTTAATGTACAAGTAGTGTGTGACGCTGACGTAAAAATTAGGGATATTGTTGCTCGATGGCCTGGATCAGTTCATGACTGTACAATTTTTAATAACTCACACTTATGTGCAGATTTTGAAAGTGGGAGATATGGAAATCACTACCTTTTGGGAGATAgtggttattttaataaaaactttttgttggtGCCTATTAGCCAACCACAAACATCTGCCGAAGAGGCATACAACAAATGCCACATTGCAACCCGCAGCGCAGTGGAGAGATGCTTTGGTATATGGAAGCGGCGGTGTCCATGCCTGGAGAAAGGGATTACCCTGAATAAAACTTCTACTGTATTGCAGGTGATTGTGGCTTGTGCAGTACTCCACAATATGTGCATTGATTTGGATGAGGTGGAACCTCCTTGTGATATTGACATTACGATGGATGATATAATTAGTATACCAGACGAACCAAATCAGACTGCAGTATCAGTCAGAACTGCACTTATAAATTCCATGTTTTCTTAA